A stretch of Ipomoea triloba cultivar NCNSP0323 chromosome 11, ASM357664v1 DNA encodes these proteins:
- the LOC115996097 gene encoding uncharacterized protein LOC115996097, with the protein MDRSWMHEKRNTVKYIQGVQEFIQYAEKNKSKKAEDFISCPCCDCKKLKRYRTSDVVKGHLIRRGFKEGYDLWIWHGESLPPSTSVRKSETHVDSETHVESENQANSQTQADNEENNETHVSNDEDDEINDRIDEMMRGVQGDFSEMPLEFRCLFDNAEKPLFSGCTKYTKLSAVLKLYNLKAKNGWSDKSFTRLLELLKDMFPSDNELPHSTYEAKKLLCPLGMDIERIHACPNDCILYWKEYKDLHVCPKCGTSCYKRKNVDDVCEGKKCPPAKVLWYLPVIPRFKRMFSNPKEAKKLQWHAIGRKDDGKLRHPADSPQWRNIDRRWSEFGTENRNLRLGLCTDGMNPHGNMSSRHSTWPVLLVVYNLPPWLCMKRKYIMLSLLISGPKQPRNDIDVYLAPLIEDLKMLWNEGVSVYDAYSRSSFTLRAMIFCTINDFPAYGNLSGYTCKGAKACPICEDETPDLWLSNCKKNVLMSHRAFLPDGHPYRKKKKAFNEKPETRVARLPLSGHAIYERVKNVDVAFGKTCKTTQKTL; encoded by the coding sequence ATGGATCGGAGTTGGATGCATGAGAAACGCAATACAGTCAAATATATACAAGGGGTTCAAGAGTTCATACAATAtgctgaaaaaaataaaagcaaaaaggCGGAGGATTTTATATCGTGCCCGTGTtgtgattgtaaaaagttgaaAAGATATCGTACTTCTGACGTAGTGAAGGGCCATTTGATACGCCGTGGCTTTAAGGAAGGGTACGATCtatggatatggcatggtgaaagcTTACCTCCTAGTACAAGTGTTCGTAAGAGTGAAACTCATGTAGATAGTGAAACTCATGTAGAGAGTGAGAATCAAGCAAATAGTCAAACTCAGGCAGATAACGAGGAGAATAATGAAACTCATGTTAGcaatgatgaggatgatgaaatTAATGACCGAATAGATGAAATGATGCGTGGTGTGCAGGGAGATTTTAGTGAAATGCCTCTTGAATTTAGATGTTTGTTTGATAATGCTGAAAAACCTTTGTTCTCTGGGTGTACCAAATATACTAAGTTATCTGCTGTGCTtaagttatataatttaaaagcaaAGAATGGATGGAGTGATAAGAGTTTCACGAGATTATTAGAACTACTAAAAGACATGTTTCCTAGTGATAATGAACTTCCACATTCAACCTACGAAGCAAAAAAGTTGTTGTGTCCGTTGGGTATGGACATTGAGAGGATACATGCATGCCCAAATGATTGTATACTGTATTGGAAAGAATACAAGGACTTGCATGTGTGTCCAAAGTGTGGGACATCATgttataaaaggaaaaatgttgATGATGTGTGTGAGGGTAAGAAATGTCCACCAGCGAAAGTATTATGGTATTTACCCGTAATACCAAGATTTAAACGCATGTTTTCTaatccaaaagaagcaaaaaaATTGCAATGGCATGCTATTGGGAGAAAGGATGATGGAAAACTAAGACATCCAGCCGATTCACCACAATGGAGGAATATTGATAGGAGGTGGTCTGAATTCGGTACTGAAAATAGGAATCTTAGACTTGGATTGTGTACTGATGGAATGAACCCCCATGGTAACATGAGCAGTCGACACAGTACTTGGCCTGTCCTATTAGTAGTCTATAATCTTCCaccttggttgtgtatgaagCGGAAATACATCATGTTGTCGTTGTTAATATCAGGGCCTAAACAACCAAGAAATGACATAGATGTATATCTAGCCCCACTCATTGAAGATTTAAAGATGTTGTGGAATGAAGGTGTGTCGGTGTATGATGCTTATAGTCGAAGCAGTTTTACCTTACGTGCAATGATCTTTTGCACCATAAATGATTTTCCAGCTTATGGTAACCTATCAGGTTATACTTGTAAAGGAGCTAAGGCATGTCCTATTTGTGAAGATGAAACTCCCGATCTATGGTTGAGTAATTGTAAAAAGAATGTGCTCATGAGTCATAGGGCATTTCTCCCAGATGGTCATCCTTatcgaaagaagaaaaaagcttTTAATGAAAAACCAGAGACTCGAGTAGCTCGTTTGCCTTTATCTGGACATGCAATTTATGAGCGTGTTAAAAATGTTGATGTTGCTTTTGGCAAAACTTGTAAGACTACTCAGAAGACTCTCTAG
- the LOC115997358 gene encoding bidirectional sugar transporter N3-like, translating to MALTGHQLAFAFGVLGNIISFIVFLSPLPTFYQMYKKKSTEGYQSIPYVVALFSAMLWIYYAFVKANDSTLLITINSFGIFIETIYVVFFLCYSTKKTRIQTMKFLGLFVAGGFGAILLVTQFLFKSPMRLHVVGWIALVFSVCVFVAPLFIVRQVIRTKSVECMPVLLSVFLTVNAVMWFFYGLFLKDMNIALPNVLGFIFGILQIGLYMKYKDAKKDVVKEQKLPEVTTLPKPVIILEDNNDTNDNNNNKRSSKLPELTEEQIIDIVKLGTLVCSEKIQKSAAAASPFDKNAATAPKLQAVGA from the exons ATGGCTCTCACTGGTCATCAATTGGCTTTTGCTTTTGGTGTTCTTG GAAACATCATCTCATTCATCGTCTTCCTTTCTCCACT GCCAACATTCTACCAGATGTACAAGAAGAAATCAACGGAAGGATATCAATCAATCCCCTATGTGGTTGCACTGTTCAGTGCCATGCTTTGGATATACTATGCATTCGTGAAGGCCAACGACTCCACTCTTCTCATTACTATCAACTCCTTTGGTATCTTTATTGAGACCATTTACGTTGTCTTTTTCCTCTGCTACTCAACCAAGAAAACCAgg ATCCAAACTATGAAGTTTCTTGGTCTGTTCGTGGCGGGGGGCTTCGGTGCAATTCTTCTTGTCACTCAGTTTCTGTTCAAAAGTCCGATGCGACTCCACGTGGTTGGATGGATCGCCCTCGTGTTCTCCGTGTGTGTGTTTGTTGCGCCATTGTTTATAGTG AGACAAGTGATCCGCACCAAGAGCGTGGAATGCATGCCAGTACTCCTCTCGGTCTTCCTCACCGTAAATGCTGTTATGTGGTTCTTCTACGGATTGTTCTTAAAAGACATGAACATTGCT CTTCCAAATGTTCTGGGCTTCATCTTCGGGATCCTCCAGATCGGTCTCTACATGAAGTACAAAGACGCGAAGAAAGACGTAGTGAAGGAGCAAAAGCTTCCAGAAGTGACAACACTGCCAAAGCCAGTCATAATCTTGGAAGACAATAACGACACTaacgacaacaacaacaacaagcgcAGCAGCAAGCTTCCTGAACTCACCGAGGAACAAATCATCGACATCGTCAAACTCGGAACCCTCGTGTGCTCCGAGAAAATCCAGAAGAGCGCCGCCGCCGCTTCACCGTTCGACAAGAATGCCGCCACTGCTCCTAAGCTTCAGGCTGTGGGAGCTTAA